The following are encoded together in the Flavihumibacter fluvii genome:
- a CDS encoding dienelactone hydrolase family protein, translated as MEEIRKEDIKQEVFDLYDDYAHNRLNRRDFMQKLSLYAVGGMSVTALMSFLVPDYIDAIQVKNDDPRIQSSYITYPSPKGGGTIKALLTKPAGSKPKWGGVVVVHENRGLNPHIEDVARRAALAGFISLAPDALTPLGGYPGDDDKGRELQSKRDRNEMLEDFIAGYEYLVNHPDCNGKAGVVGFCFGGWIANMMAVRIPGLSAAVPFYGGQPAADDVPKIKAPLLLHYASLDTRVNEGWPAYEAALKANNKTYTAFMYPDVNHGFHNDTTPRYDKAAAELAWQRTVDFFKEKLLNQK; from the coding sequence ATGGAAGAAATAAGGAAGGAAGATATCAAACAGGAAGTTTTTGACCTGTATGATGACTATGCGCATAACCGGTTGAACCGGCGGGATTTCATGCAGAAACTTTCCCTTTATGCTGTTGGCGGAATGTCGGTCACTGCTTTGATGAGTTTCCTGGTACCAGACTATATCGATGCTATCCAGGTGAAAAACGATGATCCCCGCATTCAGTCTTCCTATATTACTTACCCCTCACCAAAAGGGGGCGGCACCATTAAAGCGCTGCTGACAAAGCCCGCGGGATCAAAACCCAAATGGGGCGGTGTTGTGGTGGTGCACGAAAACCGTGGACTGAATCCGCATATCGAGGATGTGGCCCGAAGGGCGGCCCTGGCCGGGTTTATCTCACTGGCGCCGGATGCCCTGACACCTCTTGGCGGTTATCCGGGAGATGACGACAAAGGCCGGGAACTCCAAAGCAAACGCGACCGGAATGAGATGCTTGAGGACTTTATTGCCGGTTACGAATACCTGGTGAATCATCCCGATTGCAATGGCAAGGCGGGTGTAGTGGGTTTCTGTTTTGGTGGATGGATCGCCAATATGATGGCCGTGCGCATTCCTGGCCTCTCAGCCGCTGTTCCCTTTTATGGTGGGCAACCCGCTGCAGATGATGTGCCCAAAATAAAAGCACCGCTATTACTGCATTATGCAAGCCTGGATACCCGGGTCAACGAAGGCTGGCCAGCCTACGAAGCGGCCTTAAAAGCCAATAACAAAACGTATACCGCCTTTATGTATCCGGATGTGAACCATGGCTTCCATAATGATACCACGCCAAGGTATGACAAAGCAGCCGCCGAACTTGCCTGGCAACGCACGGTTGATTTTTTCAAGGAAAAATTGCTGAACCAGAAATAA
- a CDS encoding DUF4270 family protein yields MILLLSVVLSLLIACTKQAQFISTISPSENPYVLQVDSFSGNFVVFREDSFVTSNDTFALVGHHIDSLFGRTSCEHFTRFELPGLGDIPNSAQFDSIELILLTDHRSYGDSSGLMKFSVQRLSASISNETNKFYNTTEFATYPRELGYRQTVLRPNLNDSLSILMDKDFGLELFSLFKAKATEVTSSERFQEYFKGLRIYADSGQTSQVVSFKKSLVLRLHYHEDVGNTIAKTIDLQSSTSNYQYNRIRRNFSGSALAALQSAKEINAADLGNRFFLQELLRIRTRINFPNISEILKTSDYVKILNAQLEIKPVAGSWAMYPLPTEMNVYLRKADQTLSSALLNTEGSAQNGNLSLDNLYGQQTNYVFDVTDYLATEMTATSYTTQQLVLVPSGNQSLMSRLAGNTTGSSNLRSRLIVSILVYNNQ; encoded by the coding sequence ATGATATTGTTACTAAGTGTGGTTTTGTCATTGCTTATCGCCTGTACAAAACAGGCCCAGTTTATTTCTACAATAAGCCCTTCAGAAAATCCTTATGTTTTGCAGGTTGATTCATTTTCCGGCAACTTTGTGGTATTTCGTGAAGACTCCTTTGTTACATCAAATGACACTTTCGCGCTGGTAGGCCATCATATTGACTCCCTGTTTGGAAGAACCTCCTGCGAACATTTTACCCGGTTCGAATTACCCGGACTTGGCGATATCCCCAATAGTGCCCAATTCGATTCCATCGAACTCATCCTGCTTACAGACCACCGGTCGTATGGGGACTCTTCCGGTTTGATGAAGTTCAGCGTTCAAAGGCTTTCAGCATCAATTTCCAACGAGACAAATAAATTTTATAATACAACAGAATTCGCAACCTATCCCAGGGAGCTGGGCTATCGCCAAACCGTTTTGCGGCCTAATTTAAATGACAGCCTGAGCATTTTAATGGATAAGGATTTCGGACTTGAATTATTTTCCCTCTTCAAGGCAAAAGCCACCGAGGTTACCAGCAGCGAGCGGTTCCAGGAATACTTTAAGGGACTCAGGATTTATGCTGATTCCGGGCAAACCAGCCAGGTGGTCAGTTTTAAGAAAAGCCTTGTACTCAGGTTGCATTACCATGAAGATGTAGGAAATACAATCGCTAAAACAATTGACCTGCAATCCTCCACATCTAATTACCAGTACAATCGCATCAGGCGGAATTTTTCAGGTTCAGCTCTGGCAGCCCTGCAATCGGCAAAAGAAATAAATGCTGCTGACCTGGGGAACCGTTTTTTCCTGCAGGAGTTACTCAGGATCCGCACCAGGATCAACTTCCCCAACATCAGTGAGATCCTGAAAACATCCGATTATGTAAAGATTCTGAATGCGCAACTTGAGATTAAACCAGTTGCCGGTTCATGGGCCATGTACCCACTTCCAACAGAGATGAATGTTTACCTGAGAAAAGCTGACCAGACATTGTCCTCGGCATTATTGAATACAGAGGGCAGTGCGCAGAATGGAAACTTATCCCTCGATAACCTATATGGCCAGCAAACAAATTATGTATTTGATGTGACCGATTACCTCGCTACCGAAATGACTGCAACGTCTTATACCACCCAACAATTGGTGCTGGTTCCATCGGGTAACCAAAGCCTGATGAGTCGCCTTGCCGGCAATACGACCGGTTCGTCCAACCTGCGGTCCAG
- a CDS encoding DUF4832 domain-containing protein → MKKVTVIRLLTCLLFSIPLMAASQTKKITYKETDADFANPERGFYVPSQTTTSKFTALDADRLTAYRTKLQKHGKASYSIYATLLFRYYILDQFTDKALSEDLLLALDEDFNAVRKSGLKMIIRFSYINKVHSDGCADKEGICPPYGDAPKAIVLQHITQLKPLLQKHADVIAVAQQGFIGIWGENYYTDYFGDASKNGTGRILDSNWRDRNEVLKALLDALPKDRMVQVRTPQMKQKYVYGPSATTGSRAMTTANALNGSDAARIGFHNDCFLASIDDYGTYQDYGSTDSPQQPANEIMRSYLQEESRYVPVGGETCDDTFSPQNDCAPAGHAEEEMAAMHFSYLNTSYNNTVNNDWDSMGCMNSIRKKLGYRIVVQAATMPTTGKAGMAFQFSINLVNKGYAAPFNPRTVELVLRNTSTLKNYRIPCKVDVRSWFTGAIEWKENILLPETLPAGRYELLLNLPDQYASISGRPEYSIRLANEGVWEESSGYNKLNHTITIK, encoded by the coding sequence ATGAAAAAGGTTACTGTTATCCGGCTCCTTACCTGCTTATTGTTTTCTATTCCTTTGATGGCTGCTTCACAGACCAAAAAGATTACCTATAAAGAAACTGATGCAGATTTCGCCAACCCGGAAAGAGGCTTTTACGTTCCTTCGCAAACCACTACCAGCAAGTTTACAGCATTAGATGCAGATAGACTCACTGCATACAGGACCAAACTGCAAAAGCATGGCAAAGCCAGCTATTCAATTTATGCAACCTTATTATTCAGGTACTATATATTGGACCAGTTCACCGACAAGGCACTGTCCGAAGATTTACTGCTAGCACTGGACGAGGATTTTAACGCAGTAAGAAAGAGTGGACTGAAAATGATCATCCGCTTTTCTTATATCAACAAAGTGCATTCAGATGGCTGTGCGGATAAAGAAGGCATTTGCCCACCTTATGGCGATGCACCAAAGGCAATTGTGTTGCAACACATCACCCAGCTCAAACCACTTTTACAAAAGCATGCAGATGTAATTGCTGTTGCACAGCAGGGATTCATTGGCATCTGGGGTGAGAATTACTATACTGATTATTTCGGGGATGCCTCTAAGAATGGTACCGGAAGAATACTTGACAGTAATTGGCGTGACCGGAATGAAGTACTGAAAGCCTTGCTGGATGCCTTACCGAAAGACCGGATGGTTCAGGTTCGTACCCCGCAGATGAAACAAAAATATGTGTATGGCCCTTCGGCGACAACAGGTTCCAGGGCAATGACAACTGCAAATGCCCTGAATGGCAGTGATGCAGCAAGGATTGGCTTCCATAATGATTGCTTTTTAGCCAGCATAGATGATTATGGCACGTACCAGGATTATGGCAGCACAGACTCACCGCAACAACCCGCCAACGAAATCATGCGCAGCTATCTTCAAGAAGAGAGCCGCTATGTACCGGTTGGTGGAGAAACCTGTGATGATACATTCAGTCCGCAGAATGATTGTGCTCCCGCAGGCCATGCCGAGGAAGAAATGGCAGCTATGCACTTCAGCTACCTGAATACCTCATACAACAATACTGTCAACAATGATTGGGACTCCATGGGTTGTATGAACAGCATCAGGAAAAAGCTGGGCTACCGGATTGTTGTACAGGCAGCCACTATGCCCACCACAGGCAAAGCAGGAATGGCTTTTCAATTTTCAATTAATCTTGTGAATAAAGGTTACGCAGCACCTTTCAATCCACGCACTGTTGAGCTCGTATTGCGGAATACAAGCACACTAAAAAATTACAGGATTCCCTGCAAGGTTGATGTACGGTCCTGGTTTACCGGTGCTATCGAATGGAAGGAAAACATACTGCTTCCGGAAACCCTTCCTGCAGGCCGGTACGAATTGTTGCTGAACCTGCCCGATCAATATGCATCAATTTCCGGGCGACCTGAATACAGTATAAGGTTGGCCAATGAAGGTGTATGGGAAGAATCCTCAGGGTATAATAAACTAAACCATACTATCACAATAAAATAA
- the dapA gene encoding 4-hydroxy-tetrahydrodipicolinate synthase, giving the protein MSLRTSLRGTGVAIVTPFTTTGKVDFSALESLINFIIKNGVEYIVTLGTTGETPTLSKSEKIDIVNFTYEKVDSRVPVVVGIGGNNTLEVAKDIESMPLEKATAVLSACPYYNKPTQEGIFQHYQVLAKASPKPIILYNVPGRTGRNMEASTTLRLAHEVPNIGGIKEAANNMVQCMQMLKDRPDHFLIVSGDDDLAMPQLACGMDGVISVAANCLPRKFSDMVRTSLEGDFVKAKELNDTMLEAYHLLFAENNPAGVKAFLSELGLIENYLRLPMVPLTDQLREKVKAYLLK; this is encoded by the coding sequence ATGTCTCTCAGAACATCTTTACGCGGAACCGGTGTGGCTATAGTTACACCATTTACTACTACAGGAAAAGTTGATTTCTCTGCACTCGAAAGCCTCATCAATTTTATTATCAAAAATGGTGTGGAATATATTGTAACCCTGGGCACAACTGGTGAAACACCTACATTATCTAAATCAGAAAAAATTGATATCGTCAATTTCACCTACGAAAAGGTAGATAGCCGGGTTCCGGTGGTTGTGGGTATTGGTGGTAATAACACCCTTGAAGTGGCCAAAGACATCGAATCAATGCCACTGGAAAAGGCCACGGCCGTACTGAGTGCCTGTCCGTATTATAATAAGCCGACCCAGGAAGGCATCTTCCAGCATTACCAGGTGTTGGCAAAGGCATCACCAAAACCGATCATCCTGTATAATGTTCCTGGCCGTACCGGTCGTAACATGGAGGCATCCACTACACTCCGGCTGGCTCATGAAGTACCGAATATCGGAGGTATCAAAGAAGCTGCCAACAACATGGTGCAGTGTATGCAAATGTTAAAGGACCGTCCCGATCATTTCCTTATTGTGAGTGGTGACGATGACCTGGCTATGCCACAACTCGCTTGCGGAATGGATGGTGTGATCAGTGTTGCTGCCAACTGCCTGCCCCGCAAATTTTCTGATATGGTGCGGACCTCACTGGAAGGCGATTTCGTAAAGGCTAAAGAACTGAATGATACAATGCTCGAAGCCTACCACCTGCTTTTCGCGGAAAATAACCCGGCGGGTGTAAAAGCTTTCTTGTCGGAATTGGGACTGATCGAAAACTACCTGCGCCTGCCCATGGTACCACTTACTGACCAGCTGCGGGAAAAAGTGAAAGCATACCTTTTGAAATAG
- a CDS encoding acetyl-CoA carboxylase carboxyltransferase subunit alpha, whose product MPENKNRQFLEFERPIKDLFDEIERLKAHAEKTKLDNSDYIAKLENQVFETRKQVTQTLTSWQKVQLSRHPDRPYTLKYIQKMGDNFVELFGDRNVKDDKAMVGGFAQLDGETVMFIGQQKGINTKMRQLRNFGMANPEGYRKALRLMKLAEKFNKPIITLIDTPGAYPGMEAEERGQGEAIARNIYEMMRLKVPVICVIIGEGASGGALGIGVGDRVLMLENSWYTVISPENCSSILWRSWDQKEKAADELKLTSDNMLKFGLVDRVVPEPFGGAHWDYDEAAANLKSVLIETLQELKQVTAEERVRQRISKFSKMGFWDEQPV is encoded by the coding sequence ATGCCGGAGAATAAAAACAGACAATTCCTTGAATTCGAACGCCCTATAAAAGATCTGTTTGACGAAATTGAACGCCTGAAAGCCCATGCGGAAAAAACCAAACTGGATAATTCAGACTATATCGCCAAACTGGAGAACCAGGTCTTCGAAACCAGGAAACAGGTCACACAGACCCTCACCAGCTGGCAGAAAGTACAGTTGAGCCGACATCCGGATCGCCCTTATACCCTGAAATATATCCAGAAAATGGGCGACAACTTTGTGGAATTATTTGGCGACCGCAATGTTAAAGATGATAAAGCGATGGTGGGCGGATTTGCGCAACTCGATGGTGAAACGGTTATGTTCATCGGGCAACAAAAAGGGATCAACACCAAAATGCGCCAGCTGCGCAATTTTGGTATGGCCAACCCGGAAGGCTATCGGAAGGCCCTTCGACTGATGAAACTGGCCGAAAAATTCAATAAACCCATCATCACATTAATAGATACACCTGGTGCCTACCCGGGCATGGAAGCCGAAGAAAGAGGGCAGGGGGAAGCCATCGCCCGTAATATCTATGAAATGATGCGCCTCAAGGTTCCCGTGATCTGTGTGATCATTGGGGAGGGAGCATCTGGTGGCGCATTGGGTATCGGCGTTGGCGATCGGGTTCTGATGCTCGAAAACTCCTGGTATACCGTGATCTCTCCGGAAAACTGCAGCTCTATCCTTTGGCGTAGCTGGGACCAGAAAGAAAAGGCCGCCGACGAATTGAAACTCACTTCTGATAATATGTTGAAATTCGGCCTCGTTGACCGCGTTGTCCCCGAACCATTCGGTGGTGCACACTGGGATTACGACGAAGCCGCTGCCAACCTCAAATCTGTTTTAATTGAAACCTTACAGGAACTCAAACAGGTCACCGCAGAAGAGCGGGTGCGTCAACGCATCTCCAAGTTCAGCAAAATGGGCTTTTGGGATGAACAACCGGTCTGA
- a CDS encoding Kelch repeat-containing protein — translation MAKSNYVWLLLVVISTAGCTKDTTTTTDTIGNWIRRSDFEGVGRSEAIAVTLDGKAYVGLGYDGATRLTDFWEYDGTSDFWKKKAAFPGTARSSAVGFSANGKIYAGLGYDGVNSLNDFWEYDPATDKWTRVADFGGSARYDAIAFGINKKGYVCSGYDGNYLKDFWEYDPNSNTWTQKVSPGGSKRSAAAVFILGEKAYLLTGTNNGSYLNDLWEFDPALDKWTEKRKISNVSDEDYDDDYSMTRSNAVAFEMNGKGYLTTGSVGGLSNTCWEYDPGADIWTEKTSFEGVSREGAVGFSINGRGYVTTGRSAGLRLDDLLEFLPAIDYNEND, via the coding sequence ATGGCGAAAAGTAATTACGTATGGCTATTGTTAGTGGTAATTTCCACGGCTGGTTGCACAAAAGATACGACGACAACCACCGATACCATCGGGAACTGGATCAGGCGATCAGATTTTGAAGGGGTGGGCAGAAGCGAGGCCATAGCCGTGACACTTGATGGGAAAGCCTATGTAGGACTGGGTTATGATGGTGCCACCCGGCTTACCGATTTTTGGGAATATGATGGAACCAGTGATTTCTGGAAAAAGAAAGCGGCCTTCCCGGGAACAGCCAGGAGTTCTGCCGTTGGCTTCAGTGCAAATGGAAAAATCTACGCCGGACTGGGTTATGATGGGGTAAATTCCCTGAATGATTTCTGGGAATACGATCCGGCAACAGACAAATGGACAAGGGTAGCCGATTTCGGCGGATCGGCCCGGTACGATGCCATTGCATTTGGCATCAACAAAAAAGGTTATGTATGCAGCGGATATGATGGCAATTACCTGAAAGACTTCTGGGAATATGATCCTAACAGTAATACCTGGACGCAAAAGGTTAGTCCGGGTGGCAGCAAACGTTCTGCCGCTGCCGTTTTCATCCTTGGTGAAAAAGCCTACCTGCTTACAGGCACTAATAATGGTTCCTATTTAAATGATCTTTGGGAATTTGATCCCGCATTGGATAAGTGGACGGAGAAAAGAAAGATCAGCAATGTAAGTGATGAAGACTATGATGATGATTATTCCATGACCAGATCCAATGCAGTTGCATTCGAGATGAATGGAAAGGGCTATCTCACCACCGGGTCTGTAGGCGGACTCAGCAATACCTGCTGGGAATATGATCCGGGTGCGGATATATGGACAGAAAAGACTTCCTTTGAAGGCGTTTCAAGGGAAGGCGCAGTGGGCTTTTCCATCAACGGCCGCGGTTATGTAACCACCGGAAGGAGCGCTGGATTAAGGCTCGATGACCTGCTGGAATTCCTGCCGGCAATCGATTACAATGAAAATGATTGA
- a CDS encoding sensor histidine kinase, with protein MKFNNWYSSRWAIFLFHILTWLMTLFLPYLVRPVFDQAPHYKGPAQNKVAYFEGKTPEHAPRPEVQGKRPDGIFFTALAMGLNIIWIGLFYLNAYLLIPHLVYQRKLLQYISIQLFFFVAVAVAVSFLINIKTDSHSFRFPMPVLLNIFPFLFIQAFSIAFRMIVDKIKVDKLLKEQETVGLQTELSFLRSQISPHFIFNVLNNLVSLARKKSDLMETSLLRLSGLMRYMLYESDESKVLLTKEIEYLQSYIELQKLRFGDDMLIKVDFQLPDMNYFIEPMLLIPFVENAFKHCSTLHHIGIIDISLHVHQGILNLQVKNSFDADLKMTADHTSGIGLANVKRRLNLLYESQHSLLISESNGMYIVSLQINFP; from the coding sequence ATGAAGTTTAATAATTGGTATTCATCAAGGTGGGCCATTTTTTTATTCCATATCCTCACCTGGTTGATGACGCTTTTCCTGCCGTACCTGGTTCGTCCGGTATTTGACCAGGCACCCCACTATAAAGGCCCTGCACAAAATAAGGTCGCCTATTTTGAGGGGAAAACCCCTGAGCATGCACCAAGACCAGAGGTTCAGGGTAAGCGACCAGATGGCATTTTTTTTACCGCATTGGCCATGGGCCTGAATATCATCTGGATCGGGTTATTTTACCTCAATGCCTACCTGCTTATTCCCCACCTGGTGTACCAACGGAAATTGCTGCAGTACATCAGTATCCAACTGTTCTTTTTTGTGGCCGTCGCAGTTGCCGTAAGTTTCCTGATTAATATAAAAACGGATAGCCATAGTTTCCGTTTTCCCATGCCGGTTCTGCTGAATATTTTCCCCTTCCTGTTCATCCAGGCCTTTAGCATTGCCTTCAGGATGATCGTCGATAAAATCAAAGTTGATAAACTGTTAAAAGAACAAGAGACGGTGGGATTACAAACGGAATTATCCTTTCTTCGGTCACAAATCAGTCCGCATTTTATTTTTAATGTACTGAACAACCTTGTTTCCCTGGCCAGGAAAAAATCTGACCTGATGGAAACCTCACTTTTACGGTTATCCGGACTCATGCGCTACATGCTGTATGAATCCGATGAATCCAAAGTGCTGTTGACCAAAGAAATCGAATACCTGCAAAGCTATATTGAACTGCAGAAATTAAGGTTTGGGGATGATATGCTGATCAAAGTAGACTTCCAGTTGCCCGATATGAATTATTTCATCGAACCCATGCTGTTGATCCCTTTCGTAGAGAACGCATTTAAACATTGCAGCACATTACACCATATAGGGATCATCGACATTTCATTACATGTACATCAGGGGATTTTGAATTTGCAGGTTAAAAATAGTTTTGATGCTGATCTTAAGATGACAGCCGACCATACTTCCGGGATTGGTCTTGCCAACGTAAAAAGACGACTTAACCTCCTGTATGAAAGCCAGCATTCCCTGTTAATTTCTGAATCTAACGGAATGTATATTGTATCACTCCAAATTAATTTTCCATGA
- a CDS encoding MBL fold metallo-hydrolase has product MPLFISSLNSGSNGNCYYIGNRKEAVLIDAGISCRETEKRMNRLGVPISSVKAIFVSHEHGDHITGIPALSKKHRIPVYITPGTFNNSHIPIEPELVKPFTAGETVQIGHLSVTPFRKVHDACDPHSFIVSDQNVKVGIFTDLGICCDQLKKYFRQCHAAFLESNYCPEMLEKGNYPFHLKKRISGGKGHLSNKQALDLFVQHRGKQLSHLILSHLSKNNNHPELVAQLFNAVRKQTRITVASRYHEMPLLTISPTAQLAMF; this is encoded by the coding sequence ATGCCCCTTTTTATCAGTTCACTCAATTCTGGCAGCAATGGAAATTGCTATTATATCGGCAACCGGAAAGAAGCCGTATTGATCGATGCCGGTATCTCCTGCCGGGAAACGGAAAAAAGAATGAACCGGCTGGGGGTTCCAATATCATCAGTTAAAGCAATTTTTGTATCGCATGAACATGGGGATCATATCACTGGGATCCCGGCATTATCAAAAAAACATAGGATCCCGGTATATATAACCCCCGGTACTTTTAACAATAGCCATATCCCCATAGAACCCGAACTGGTGAAGCCTTTTACAGCCGGGGAAACCGTGCAGATTGGCCATCTCAGCGTTACCCCTTTCCGTAAAGTACATGACGCCTGTGATCCGCATAGCTTTATCGTATCAGACCAAAACGTGAAAGTGGGCATCTTCACAGACCTCGGTATTTGCTGCGATCAGCTGAAAAAATATTTCCGGCAATGCCATGCTGCTTTCCTGGAATCCAATTATTGCCCTGAAATGCTGGAGAAAGGCAACTATCCTTTTCACCTGAAAAAAAGAATCAGTGGTGGCAAAGGACATCTTTCCAATAAACAGGCCCTGGACCTGTTTGTGCAACACCGCGGCAAACAACTCAGTCATCTTATTTTGTCGCATTTATCAAAGAACAACAATCATCCGGAACTGGTCGCTCAATTATTTAATGCCGTACGCAAACAAACCCGGATTACGGTTGCTTCCCGTTACCATGAAATGCCGCTGCTCACGATATCACCCACAGCCCAACTGGCCATGTTTTGA
- a CDS encoding carbohydrate-binding family 9-like protein: MKLYKKLLLFPVLVICCSLQVYAHGCTIDTIPCKEEEIPHYTAYKVKKAPVIDGRLDEEIWTTSIRSPQFKDLIYGTNTFLDTRAAVRWDNEYLYVAYWIDEPDLKATHTVRDALIYEDNDVELFVAGTDGYYEFEINALGTIYEVLFFWEDAFEKKGYSKKPEFNKNSTGAKPFNGVGYRHPRGQRIGFWNWDFPGLKKAVQVNGTINDGKDTDKGWTVELALPWKGFDILAKGDGRALPPKNNDTWRMDFSRFNTYKDKTGKDSGGWAWSPHGVWDSHVPECFTYIHFSTEHQAAGQ; the protein is encoded by the coding sequence ATGAAATTGTATAAAAAACTTCTATTGTTCCCTGTGCTTGTTATATGCTGTTCCCTGCAGGTTTACGCGCATGGTTGTACAATCGATACTATACCCTGCAAAGAAGAAGAGATTCCTCATTATACTGCCTATAAAGTAAAAAAAGCGCCGGTAATAGATGGCCGATTAGACGAGGAAATATGGACAACTTCCATTCGCTCGCCGCAGTTTAAAGACCTTATATATGGTACAAACACCTTTTTAGATACCCGGGCTGCCGTCAGGTGGGACAATGAATACCTCTATGTTGCTTATTGGATAGATGAACCTGATTTGAAAGCTACGCATACGGTAAGGGATGCATTAATTTATGAGGACAATGATGTTGAACTTTTTGTAGCCGGCACTGACGGGTATTATGAATTTGAGATCAATGCATTGGGAACAATCTATGAGGTGCTATTTTTCTGGGAAGATGCATTTGAGAAAAAAGGCTATAGTAAAAAGCCGGAATTCAACAAAAATAGCACTGGCGCAAAACCATTTAATGGAGTAGGTTACCGGCATCCCCGCGGACAAAGAATTGGCTTTTGGAACTGGGATTTTCCCGGCTTGAAAAAGGCCGTCCAGGTTAACGGAACCATTAATGATGGCAAGGATACCGACAAGGGCTGGACGGTTGAGCTGGCCTTGCCCTGGAAAGGATTCGACATACTCGCAAAAGGCGACGGCCGGGCTTTACCGCCAAAAAACAATGATACATGGAGAATGGATTTCTCCCGCTTTAATACTTATAAAGATAAAACTGGAAAGGATTCCGGCGGCTGGGCCTGGAGTCCGCATGGCGTATGGGATTCGCATGTCCCTGAATGTTTTACCTATATCCATTTTTCAACGGAACACCAGGCAGCTGGTCAATAA
- a CDS encoding LytR/AlgR family response regulator transcription factor, whose product MMIRCVAVDDEHLSLDLLVNNISKIPFLKLVGTAKNTLDVIEILQKEQVDLIFLDIQMPGLSGMQLAANLKSRTRVIFLTAFNQYALESYSVNAIDYLVKPVSFERFLEACMKALDVFSGKSTKSVLPEHQSPVALPKFLFVHVEYNVVKIAIDDMLLIEGFKEYVKIHLFSQKRPVITRMSMKLLEEKLAPFEFLRIHKSYIVSLTRVDAIHKSFVKLGELEVPVSEHYKELLMQRVSWNNIL is encoded by the coding sequence ATGATGATCCGTTGCGTGGCTGTTGATGATGAACACCTTTCCCTGGACCTGCTGGTAAATAATATCAGTAAGATACCTTTCCTGAAGCTGGTCGGCACTGCAAAAAATACCCTTGATGTAATTGAGATACTCCAGAAAGAACAGGTTGACCTAATTTTCCTGGACATCCAGATGCCGGGCTTATCGGGCATGCAACTCGCAGCCAACCTGAAATCCAGGACCAGGGTCATCTTCCTCACTGCCTTTAACCAGTATGCTTTGGAAAGTTATTCAGTTAATGCCATCGATTACCTGGTCAAGCCGGTTTCCTTTGAACGTTTCCTCGAAGCCTGTATGAAAGCCCTTGATGTTTTTTCGGGTAAGTCCACAAAATCTGTATTGCCTGAGCACCAGTCCCCGGTCGCCCTGCCCAAATTCCTCTTTGTGCATGTAGAATACAATGTGGTCAAAATTGCGATCGATGATATGTTACTGATCGAAGGGTTTAAGGAATATGTAAAGATTCATTTGTTCTCGCAGAAACGCCCGGTCATCACCCGCATGAGCATGAAACTGCTGGAAGAAAAACTGGCTCCTTTTGAGTTCCTGCGTATCCATAAATCCTATATCGTGTCACTGACCAGGGTAGACGCCATACACAAAAGCTTTGTGAAATTGGGTGAGCTGGAAGTCCCGGTCAGTGAACACTACAAGGAATTATTAATGCAGCGGGTGAGCTGGAATAATATACTCTGA